One Saccharomyces kudriavzevii IFO 1802 strain IFO1802 genome assembly, chromosome: 4 genomic region harbors:
- the UBA2 gene encoding E1 ubiquitin-activating protein UBA2 (similar to Saccharomyces cerevisiae UBA2 (YDR390C); ancestral locus Anc_5.472), with translation MARKSNLVAIIGEDSFQKLRSSRCLLVGAGGIGSELLKDLILMEFGEIHVVDLDTIDLSNLNRQFLFRQKDIKQPKSTTAVKAVQHFNNSKLVPYQGNVMDTFTFPLHWFEQFDIIFNALDNLAARRYVNKISQFLSLPLLESGTAGFDGYMQPIIPGKTECFECTTKETPKAFPVCTIRSTPSQPIHCIVWAKNFLFNQLFASEVYTDEDNNKDWGTDDDEEIKRIKQETNELHELQKIIISKNVSRIPEILHKLFIQDINKLLAIENLWKTRTKPVPLSLSQIKGSMNTSKFDSNSIGTIQEQISHFIKITEQLMDRYAREENHIEFDKDDVDTLEFVVTAANIRSHIFNIPMKSVFDIKQIAGNIIPAIATTNAIIAGLSSLISLRVLNLLKYAPVNNYTDLNMAFTAKASNLSQNRYLSNPKLASSNCNCPVCSKVCRGVIKLSFDSLKKLKLSHLIGLIRDKYEYPEDISLLDASNQRLLADYDFEDLNDRTLSEVNLENGSIILFSDENDDTMVRKSIELYLDVNDRFPCDTCKLPDVRVPLVASTDDLSKNEEDEEKEEDKAVGTTDNNKEKDGIVILGDDESDIVIDTEPSNDSKKRPAGIQELGEPSNKRKKLANDPVNFDLVELD, from the coding sequence atggcaagGAAGTCAAATTTGGTGGCGATCATCGGTGAAGAtagtttccaaaaattgcGGTCTTCAAGATGTCTCTTAGTCGGCGCTGGAGGTATTGGCTCTGAACTATTAAAGGATTTAATCTTAATGGAATTCGGTGAGATTCATGTCGTCGATTTGGATACTATTGACCTGTCTAACCTAAATAGACAGTTTCTTTTCCGACAGAAAGATATCAAGCAACCGAAATCTACCACAGCTGTAAAGGCAGTTCAACATTTTAATAACTCTAAACTGGTGCCCTATCAAGGAAATGTCATGGACACTTTTACTTTCCCTTTGCATTGGTTTGAGCAATTCGacattattttcaatgcCCTTGATAACTTGGCTGCAAGACGTTACGTCAATAAAATATCTCAATTTTTATCACTGCCCTTACTAGAATCTGGGACAGCTGGGTTTGATGGCTACATGCAGCCAATTATTCCTGGGAAAACTGAGTGCTTTGAATGCacaacaaaagaaacacCGAAGGCATTTCCAGTATGTACTATCAGATCGACCCCTTCCCAGCCAATACATTGTATTGTTTGGGCCAAGAATTTTCTGTTCAACCAGCTATTCGCCTCAGAGGTTTATACTGATGAAGACAATAACAAGGATTGGGGTACAgacgatgacgaagaaATTAAGCGTATCAAACAAGAAACTAATGAATTGCATGAAttgcaaaaaatcataattTCCAAGAACGTATCGCGTATCCCGGAGATCCTTCATAAATTATTTATTCAAGATATAAACAAATTGTTAGCTATTGAGAACCTATGGAAAACAAGAACGAAGCCAGTACCATTGTCACTCTCTCAGATAAAAGGGTCTATGAATACAAGTAAATTTGACTCTAACTCTATTGGAACAATACAGGAGCAAATTAGccatttcatcaaaatcacTGAACAATTGATGGATCGCTATGCCCGAGAAGAAAACCATATTGAGTTTGATAAAGACGATGTTGATACTTTGGAATTTGTTGTTACAGCGGCAAACATAAGATCTcatattttcaacattccAATGAAGTCTGTGTTCGACATTAAGCAAATCGCAGGTAACATCATTCCGGCCATCGCAACAACAAATGCTATCATTGCCGGTTTGTCATCTTTAATCTCATTACGAGTTTTAAATCTTCTGAAATACGCCCCAGTCAACAATTACACTGACTTAAATATGGCTTTCACAGCAAAGGCAAGCAATTTATCCCAAAATCGCTATCTATCAAATCCAAAACTAGCATCATCAAACTGTAATTGCCCTGTATGCTCCAAAGTTTGTAGAGGGGTCATCAAATTATCTTTCGATTCCctgaagaaactgaaatTATCTCATCTGATAGGTTTGATACGTGACAAATATGAGTATCCGGAGGATATCTCGTTACTGGACGCAAGTAATCAAAGATTATTGGCAGATTATGATTTCGAGGACTTAAATGATCGCACTCTATCCGAAGTTAATCTGGAAAATGGCTctattatattattttccgATGAGAACGATGATACGATGGTTCGTAAATCCATCGAATTATATTTGGATGTTAATGATAGATTCCCTTGCGATACATGCAAATTACCGGATGTTAGGGTTCCATTAGTGGCCTCTACTGAtgatttatcaaaaaacgaagaggatgaagagaaagaggaagataAAGCCGTTGGTACCACTGATAATAACAAAGAGAAGGATGGAATTGTAATACTTGGTGACGATGAAAGTGACATTGTGATTGATACTGAACCCTCAAatgattcaaagaagagGCCGGCCGGCATTCAGGAGCTTGGCGAACCCAGcaataaaaggaaaaagttAGCAAATGATCCGGTCAATTTCGATCTTGTTGAGCTAGACTAA
- the IAT4 gene encoding Iat4p (similar to Saccharomyces cerevisiae YDR391C), translating to MSFENKAPTPLENRVRVLNKTAGVGRAAKTLAIAFSDSPAFHYIAKKFENIPFTENVSTETITANIISPYLNMPYGEVSEVNDFDAVAVWSLPPHGPKARSNDSKFNKDFIDDLNERKKQVIPENINYYYLFCIGKNLNEKNIRGSVRAIFEEYKRRADKENCAIVLEAIAEHARSVYEYFGFRNYKTFKYGEGEVDSRGNYDPNGEGFTSYLMIYHKDGNKVLREKC from the coding sequence ATGTCCTTCGAGAACAAAGCACCCACTCCACTGGAAAACAGGGTCCGTGTCCTGAATAAGACCGCGGGTGTTGGAAGAGCTGCAAAAACTTTGGCTATTGCCTTCAGTGACTCTCCCGCTTTCCATTACATCGCAAAGAAATTCGAGAACATTCCCTTCACAGAGAACGTATCTACGGAGACAATTACAGCCAACATCATATCGCCCTATCTGAACATGCCCTATGGTGAAGTCTCCGAAGTTAACGATTTCGACGCTGTTGCAGTGTGGAGTCTACCACCCCACGGCCCCAAAGCAAGAAGCAACGATTCTAAGTTTAACAAGGACTTCATCGACGACTTGAATGAGCGCAAAAAGCAAGTCATCccagaaaatatcaactaCTATTATCTTTTCTGTATTGGTAAGAAtctgaatgaaaaaaacatcagAGGTTCCGTAAGAGCCATTTTTGAGGAATACAAGAGAAGAGCcgacaaagaaaattgtgCCATTGTCCTGGAGGCAATTGCCGAACACGCTAGATCCGTTTATGAATACTTCGGGTTTAGAAATTACAAGACTTTCAAATACGGTGAGGGCGAAGTCGATTCCAGAGGTAATTATGATCCAAACGGTGAGGGCTTTACCAGCTATTTGATGATCTATCATAAGGATGGCAATAAAGTTTTAAGAGAAAAATGCTAG
- the SPT3 gene encoding transcriptional regulator SPT3 (similar to Saccharomyces cerevisiae SPT3 (YDR392W); ancestral locus Anc_5.480) has protein sequence MNKHKYRVEIQQMMFVSGEINDPPVETTSLIEDVVRGQVIEILLQSNKTAHLRGSRSILPEDVIFLIRHDKAKVNRLRTYLSWKDLRKNAKDQDASAGVAAASGNPGAGGEDDLKKAAGGEKDEKDGGNMMKVKKSQIKLPWELQFMFNEHPLENNDDNDDMDEDEREANIVTLKRLKMADDRTRNMTKEEYVHWSDCRQASFTFRKNKRFKDWSGISQLTEGKPHDDVIDILGFLTFEIVCSLTETALKIKQREQVLRAQKDKSQQSNQDNSNFEFTSSTLHRKKRLFDGPENVVNPLKPKHIEEAWRVLQMIDMRHRALTNFKGGRLSSKPIIM, from the coding sequence ATGAACAAGCATAAGTATCGTGTGGAGATCCAGCAAATGATGTTTGTCTCTGGTGAGATTAACGATCCGCCTGTGGAGACTACATCGCTGATAGAAGATGTAGTAAGAGGCCAAGTGATAGAAATTCTCCTGCAGTCAAACAAAACCGCACATCTCAGGGGAAGTAGAAGTATTTTGCCCGAAgacgttatttttttgatcagACATGATAAGGCCAAAGTCAACCGTTTGAGGACATATTTGTCGTGGAAGGATTTGCGTAAGAATGCCAAGGACCAAGACGCTAGTGCTGGCGTGGCAGCCGCTAGTGGGAACCCTGGAGCAGGCGGTGAggatgatttgaaaaaagcagcTGGTGGGGAAAAAGACGAAAAAGATGGGGGGAATATGATGAAAGTCAAGAAATCTCAGATAAAACTGCCATGGGAACTACAGTTTATGTTTAATGAGCATCCTTTGGAGAACAACGATGATAATGACGATATGGACGAAGACGAACGAGAGGCTAATATAGtaactttgaaaagactGAAAATGGCCGATGACAGAACTCGAAACATGACTAAAGAGGAGTATGTGCACTGGTCTGATTGTCGACAGGCAAGTTTTACATTtagaaagaacaagagaTTCAAAGATTGGTCCGGGATATCGCAGTTGACTGAGGGGAAACCGCATGATGACGTTATTGATATTCTGGGGTTTTTAACTTTTGAGATTGTTTGCTCTTTAACGGAGACGGCACTGAAGATTAAACAAAGAGAACAGGTTTTGCGAGCTCAAAAGGACAAGTCCCAACAATCTAACCAGGATAACTCGAACTTTGAATTCACATCATCTACATTACATAGAAAGAAGAGACTGTTCGACGGTCCTGAAAATGTTGTCAACCCGCTCAAACCAAAGCATATAGAAGAGGCCTGGAGAGTATTGCAAATGATTGATATGAGACATAGAGCTTTGACCAATTTTAAAGGTGGAAGACTCAGTTCTAAGCCAATTATCATGTAA